In the genome of Chryseobacterium arthrosphaerae, one region contains:
- a CDS encoding tail fiber domain-containing protein, whose product MKNSIFLQKEHSAAFRLCLIGSISISSMMFSQTGRIGINTPNPKATLDITARTDGSAAAEGLMIPRLTGDQIQTMTANIQPGTESLMIYATAVPASPTAKVARITQPGYYFWNGSNWDSMASQNIYTADGSISTPLAARNVDLNGKNLVFSGSGSVGIGTTPSASAKLDVAGTVKASAIDYNSDERLKQNIASINSSGELLGKLRPVSYFWNEKGKKKGGNTQLQYGLIAQEVEKVLPNIVSTDNEGYKSVNYNELIPLLLQTVQEQDKKITELQKEIQLLKKPE is encoded by the coding sequence ATGAAAAACTCTATTTTTTTGCAGAAAGAACATTCTGCAGCATTCAGGTTATGCCTTATCGGAAGCATCTCCATCAGCTCAATGATGTTTTCCCAAACCGGTAGAATAGGCATCAACACTCCTAATCCTAAAGCCACTCTGGACATTACAGCCAGAACAGACGGTTCAGCCGCAGCAGAAGGTCTGATGATCCCACGCCTTACAGGTGACCAGATCCAGACCATGACTGCAAATATTCAGCCCGGCACAGAATCCCTGATGATCTACGCCACTGCAGTTCCTGCTTCCCCAACGGCAAAAGTTGCAAGAATCACCCAACCCGGTTATTATTTCTGGAACGGCAGCAACTGGGACAGTATGGCAAGCCAGAATATCTATACAGCAGACGGAAGCATCAGCACTCCACTGGCTGCAAGAAATGTGGACCTGAATGGTAAAAACCTTGTCTTTTCCGGTAGTGGAAGTGTTGGGATCGGGACTACTCCTTCTGCTTCTGCAAAGCTTGATGTGGCCGGAACTGTGAAAGCAAGTGCCATAGATTATAATTCAGATGAAAGATTAAAACAAAATATCGCCTCCATCAATTCTTCCGGTGAACTATTAGGTAAACTGAGACCTGTCTCCTATTTCTGGAATGAAAAAGGAAAAAAGAAAGGCGGAAATACACAGCTTCAGTATGGACTGATAGCACAGGAAGTTGAAAAAGTATTACCCAATATCGTCAGCACAGACAACGAAGGATACAAGTCTGTCAATTATAATGAGCTGATTCCTTTATTATTACAGACCGTACAGGAACAGGATAAAAAAATCACCGAATTACAGAAAGAGATACAACTGCTGAAAAAACCGGAATAA
- a CDS encoding TetR/AcrR family transcriptional regulator codes for MRKPRERILSTAMVLFHRQGYNSTGINQIIDDAEVSKASFYQHFKSKDDLCIEFLDRRYAYWVSELESFTSGAQTLEEKFLKSFDFLIYMNEKEDFRGCSFLNILSEIPGEKTEIHKVIRNHKKTLRDAFMGDLKDPFLSDHIYLLFESCILTSQLYRSNELIETSKTIVKNLLLTS; via the coding sequence ATGCGTAAACCTCGTGAAAGAATTTTAAGTACCGCTATGGTCCTGTTTCACAGACAGGGTTATAACAGTACCGGCATCAATCAGATCATTGATGATGCTGAAGTCTCGAAAGCAAGTTTTTACCAGCATTTCAAGTCAAAGGACGATCTGTGCATTGAGTTTCTGGATAGAAGATATGCTTACTGGGTATCTGAGCTGGAAAGTTTTACATCCGGAGCACAGACCCTTGAGGAAAAATTCCTGAAATCATTCGATTTTCTGATCTATATGAATGAAAAGGAAGATTTCAGGGGATGCAGTTTTCTGAATATTCTATCTGAAATCCCAGGAGAAAAAACAGAGATCCACAAGGTGATCCGGAATCATAAAAAAACATTGAGGGATGCCTTTATGGGAGATCTCAAAGATCCTTTTTTATCTGATCATATTTATCTTCTCTTTGAAAGCTGCATATTGACCAGCCAGCTTTACCGGTCCAATGAATTAATAGAAACTTCTAAAACAATTGTAAAAAACCTACTCTTAACTTCTTAA
- a CDS encoding cupin-like domain-containing protein — MGILLKPIDIVEDISQEDFREKYLKPCKPVVIRNMARNWPAYQKWTMEYMKEVVGDVEVPLYDSAKADPAAPINTPTTKMKFGEYVDLIQREPTDLRIFFFDPIKFAPKLLDDYVPPKNLMGGFLDKYPSMFFGGKGSVTFLHYDIDMPHIFHTHFNGRKHVLLFEYKWKTRLYKLPYATYALEDYDIANPDFEKFPALDGIEGIECFLEHGDTLFMPTGWWHWMKYLDGSFSISLRAWDKSWAVKAHSLWNLAIQRNFDNFMKGRYKKRYMDWKERKAIEKANIALKKGLPK, encoded by the coding sequence ATGGGAATACTCCTTAAACCTATTGATATTGTAGAAGACATTTCGCAGGAAGATTTTCGTGAAAAGTATCTAAAGCCATGTAAGCCAGTGGTAATCAGAAATATGGCAAGAAACTGGCCTGCATATCAAAAATGGACAATGGAGTACATGAAAGAAGTGGTGGGAGATGTAGAAGTACCTTTATACGACAGTGCTAAAGCTGATCCTGCAGCCCCTATCAATACTCCGACAACCAAAATGAAGTTCGGTGAGTATGTAGATCTTATTCAGAGAGAGCCTACAGACCTCAGAATCTTTTTCTTTGATCCTATTAAATTTGCCCCTAAATTACTGGACGACTATGTACCGCCAAAAAATCTGATGGGTGGCTTTTTAGACAAATATCCGAGTATGTTTTTCGGGGGTAAAGGTTCGGTGACGTTCCTTCATTATGATATTGACATGCCTCATATTTTCCATACCCATTTTAATGGCAGAAAGCATGTTCTTCTGTTTGAATATAAATGGAAAACCCGCCTGTATAAGCTTCCTTATGCGACCTATGCACTGGAAGACTATGATATTGCCAATCCGGATTTTGAAAAATTCCCGGCACTGGATGGTATAGAAGGCATTGAGTGTTTCCTGGAACATGGAGATACTTTGTTTATGCCAACCGGCTGGTGGCACTGGATGAAATATCTTGACGGCTCATTCTCTATTTCTCTGCGCGCGTGGGACAAAAGCTGGGCTGTAAAAGCACATTCCCTCTGGAATCTTGCCATTCAGCGTAATTTTGATAATTTCATGAAAGGAAGGTATAAAAAGAGATACATGGACTGGAAGGAGAGAAAAGCCATAGAAAAAGCAAATATTGCTCTGAAGAAAGGACTTCCAAAATAA
- a CDS encoding Ig-like domain-containing protein has product MKRSLTIILSLVFAGISAQNSKTIFTSDIDNFWNAYDQIKKTDDFSKKVNLINELYISKGTKGLKAFMKARDYNDTAYVKLIDEYPKFWNSVRPNTLTVQQKNKELNDAVDHLKQIYPELREAGMYFTIGALGAGGTTVENMVLVGAEIGTGTPDTDTSEFKDDWLKTLFAAQSLDNIVSLNIHEYIHTQQNGYSKTVLGASIKEGSCDFIAELAVQRPLQTKYLTYGNAHASQIKDQFKKEMFTDRLSNWLNNGRKKGESAELGYYIGYEICKSYYQNAKDKKQAVKDIIELNYSDEKAVEYFLKKSKFFSEKIDKVKLIKEYHDHLLTVVKTDPENGAVNINPDTKEIKITFSKEIVPNKYSISLSDKGKENFPITKITGLENNDKTLVLSMDLKPGKEYEFVLTNKTFESKDGYPLKDERFIVKFQTKAQ; this is encoded by the coding sequence ATGAAACGTAGCCTTACCATTATATTATCCCTTGTATTTGCAGGGATCTCTGCTCAAAATTCAAAGACAATTTTTACTTCTGATATAGACAACTTCTGGAACGCGTATGATCAGATTAAAAAGACTGATGATTTTTCTAAAAAGGTGAATCTGATCAACGAACTTTACATCAGCAAAGGAACCAAAGGGCTTAAAGCATTTATGAAAGCCAGAGATTATAATGATACGGCGTATGTAAAACTGATCGATGAATATCCGAAATTCTGGAATTCAGTAAGACCCAATACACTGACCGTACAACAGAAGAATAAAGAACTTAATGATGCTGTAGACCATTTAAAACAAATCTATCCTGAGCTGAGAGAAGCAGGCATGTACTTCACAATAGGTGCACTTGGAGCAGGGGGAACTACAGTTGAGAACATGGTATTGGTAGGAGCAGAAATAGGAACAGGAACTCCTGATACAGATACTTCCGAATTTAAGGATGACTGGCTGAAAACTCTTTTTGCAGCACAGTCTTTAGACAATATTGTATCATTGAACATTCATGAATATATCCATACCCAGCAGAATGGCTACAGCAAAACCGTTTTAGGAGCTTCCATTAAAGAAGGTTCATGTGACTTTATTGCTGAACTGGCAGTTCAGAGACCTTTGCAGACAAAATATCTGACTTACGGAAACGCACACGCATCCCAGATCAAAGATCAGTTTAAAAAAGAAATGTTCACCGACAGGCTTTCAAACTGGCTGAATAATGGACGGAAAAAAGGTGAAAGTGCAGAGTTAGGGTATTATATAGGATATGAAATCTGTAAATCCTATTATCAGAATGCAAAAGATAAAAAACAGGCCGTAAAAGATATTATTGAGCTGAATTATAGTGACGAAAAAGCAGTAGAGTACTTCCTGAAGAAATCAAAATTTTTCAGCGAAAAGATTGATAAGGTAAAGCTGATCAAAGAATACCATGATCATCTGCTGACCGTGGTAAAAACAGATCCAGAAAACGGAGCTGTCAATATAAATCCGGATACCAAGGAGATAAAAATCACTTTTTCAAAAGAAATCGTCCCGAATAAATATTCCATAAGCCTTTCGGATAAAGGAAAAGAGAATTTCCCCATTACGAAGATAACAGGTTTGGAGAACAACGATAAGACACTGGTCCTGTCCATGGATCTGAAGCCCGGTAAGGAGTATGAATTTGTTCTCACCAATAAAACCTTTGAATCTAAAGACGGTTATCCACTGAAAGATGAAAGATTCATTGTGAAATTTCAGACAAAGGCTCAGTAA
- a CDS encoding M1 family aminopeptidase, whose product MKTGLLALSFAIVSSGYLAQMKSLPKLESGVSYELAQFRKSVLSDIKYQLDLKIPESKSERISGTEVLSFNYKKQNEAPLLIDFKEEAASLVSVAVNGKVTKPVFQNEHIIIDAQYLKSGLNQVHFTFLAGNGALNRREGYLYTLFVPDRARTMFPCFDQPNLKANYSLTLTIPEKWNAIANGKLKETRAQKGTKTLYFETSDLIPTYLFSFAAGDFKAFTDKIDRQDSRILYRETDSAKITNSMDSVFTLYRNSLDYFEKWTQIPHPFQKHGMVAVPDFQFGGMEHPGAILFQNSTLFLDKNATQNQLNNRSNLIAHEVAHLWFGDMVTMDWFNDVWMKEVFANFMADKSTGAASDKSVYDLKFLTTHFPAAYSVDRTLGANPIRQVLDNLQNAGMMYGPIIYSKAPIMMRQLELLTGEENFRKGIGEYLKKYAYSNATWPDLIDILDRRTREDLQSWNKVWVNDPGRPVVEYQVKYKGDKIENFTVSQHPEYGKEQKSWPQEFEISLFYPDRTEKIDVKLSGMQKEIPELKGKAKPLFILQNSSGIGYGVFSIDVKAMSNFSLIKDPVSRASAYISLYENMLGGRSVSPEEALQFFAEQLQKETTELNVRLIAGYISTIYWEFLPESKRLKISDTLENTVWQALQTQTAKNNKKILFDCYQGIFQSQQAYNTLYKIWESKVTPQDVSLNDEDFTNLALSLSLRSKENKDLLQKQLDRITNTDRINRFKIIMKAASSDQKTRDEFFNGLVQKENRANESAVGAALGYLHHPLRQQTSIHYLPESLELLQEIQKTGAIFFPDNWLRSTFGNYQDPKALESVNQFLMKNPDYNAILKNKILQATDNLKRAQILVK is encoded by the coding sequence ATGAAAACAGGTTTACTCGCATTATCTTTTGCCATTGTGAGCAGCGGATACCTTGCACAGATGAAATCGCTGCCCAAATTGGAATCCGGGGTTTCTTATGAATTGGCACAGTTTAGAAAAAGTGTATTAAGTGATATCAAATATCAGCTCGATCTGAAGATCCCCGAAAGTAAATCAGAAAGGATCTCAGGAACGGAAGTCCTGTCTTTCAATTATAAAAAACAAAATGAAGCCCCATTACTGATCGATTTCAAGGAAGAGGCCGCTTCATTGGTATCCGTGGCTGTAAACGGAAAAGTGACAAAGCCTGTATTTCAAAATGAACATATCATCATTGATGCCCAATACCTGAAATCAGGATTGAATCAGGTTCATTTTACCTTTCTTGCAGGGAACGGAGCCCTGAACAGACGGGAAGGGTATCTCTATACATTATTTGTTCCGGACCGTGCCCGGACCATGTTCCCGTGTTTTGATCAGCCCAACCTGAAAGCCAACTATTCCTTAACCTTAACGATTCCTGAGAAATGGAATGCCATTGCCAATGGAAAACTTAAAGAAACCAGGGCGCAGAAAGGAACAAAAACCCTTTATTTTGAAACATCAGATCTGATTCCTACTTATTTATTTTCCTTTGCTGCCGGAGACTTTAAAGCCTTTACAGACAAAATTGACAGGCAGGATTCCAGAATTTTATACCGTGAAACAGATTCTGCAAAGATCACAAACAGCATGGATTCGGTTTTTACTCTGTACAGGAATTCCCTTGACTATTTTGAAAAATGGACGCAGATTCCGCATCCCTTTCAAAAGCATGGAATGGTAGCGGTTCCGGATTTTCAGTTTGGCGGAATGGAACATCCGGGAGCAATCCTGTTTCAGAATTCTACCTTATTTTTAGATAAAAATGCTACCCAGAATCAGCTCAACAACCGTTCCAACCTGATAGCCCATGAAGTGGCTCATCTCTGGTTCGGGGATATGGTTACCATGGATTGGTTCAATGATGTTTGGATGAAGGAAGTTTTTGCCAACTTTATGGCAGATAAAAGCACAGGAGCGGCTTCGGATAAAAGTGTTTATGACCTTAAGTTCCTGACCACACACTTTCCTGCCGCTTATTCGGTAGACCGTACCCTGGGAGCTAATCCGATAAGACAGGTGCTGGATAATCTGCAGAATGCAGGTATGATGTACGGACCTATTATTTACAGCAAAGCACCTATTATGATGCGCCAGCTGGAATTACTGACCGGAGAGGAAAATTTCAGAAAAGGAATAGGAGAGTACCTTAAAAAATATGCTTACAGCAACGCAACCTGGCCGGATCTCATTGATATTCTGGACCGTCGTACCCGGGAAGACCTCCAAAGCTGGAATAAAGTATGGGTCAATGATCCGGGAAGACCTGTGGTAGAATACCAGGTGAAGTATAAAGGAGATAAAATAGAAAATTTTACGGTTTCCCAACATCCGGAATATGGAAAAGAACAGAAAAGCTGGCCGCAGGAATTTGAGATCAGCTTGTTTTATCCGGACCGTACTGAAAAAATAGATGTAAAGCTGTCCGGAATGCAGAAGGAGATCCCTGAACTGAAAGGAAAAGCAAAACCACTTTTTATTTTACAGAATTCTTCCGGGATAGGATATGGGGTGTTCAGCATTGATGTAAAAGCCATGTCAAACTTTTCACTGATCAAAGATCCTGTAAGCCGTGCAAGTGCCTATATTTCGTTATATGAAAATATGCTGGGAGGCAGGTCGGTGTCACCGGAAGAAGCATTGCAGTTTTTTGCGGAGCAGCTGCAAAAAGAAACCACAGAACTGAATGTCCGCCTCATAGCGGGTTATATTTCCACGATCTATTGGGAATTTTTACCGGAAAGCAAAAGACTGAAAATATCTGACACTTTAGAAAATACGGTATGGCAGGCATTACAAACCCAAACGGCAAAGAATAATAAGAAAATCCTTTTCGATTGCTATCAGGGAATTTTTCAGTCTCAGCAGGCATACAATACCCTGTACAAGATCTGGGAATCAAAGGTAACCCCTCAGGATGTTTCTCTCAATGATGAGGATTTCACCAATCTTGCCCTTTCCTTATCATTGCGCAGTAAGGAGAATAAGGATTTATTACAGAAACAGCTTGACAGAATTACGAATACGGACAGGATCAACCGTTTTAAGATCATTATGAAAGCAGCTTCATCAGATCAGAAAACACGTGATGAATTCTTTAATGGTCTGGTACAGAAAGAGAACAGGGCCAACGAGTCGGCGGTGGGAGCAGCTTTGGGATATTTACACCATCCGCTGAGACAGCAGACCTCTATCCATTACCTTCCGGAAAGCTTAGAATTATTACAGGAGATCCAGAAAACAGGAGCTATCTTTTTCCCGGACAACTGGCTTCGTTCCACATTTGGAAATTATCAGGATCCGAAGGCTCTTGAATCGGTCAATCAGTTTCTTATGAAAAACCCGGATTATAATGCCATTCTTAAAAATAAAATATTACAGGCAACGGATAACCTGAAGAGGGCCCAAATACTTGTAAAATAA